In a genomic window of Candidatus Competibacteraceae bacterium:
- a CDS encoding Hsp70 family protein — protein MSEVRYAVGIDLGTTHCVMAAVDLTAEEQDGAVQWTVPVPQLTAPGAVEERPMLPSFLYLPHPDELKPDDRILPWGEPQPFVVGELARTMGSRTPIRLVASAKSWLCHPGVDRRAAILPVEAPEEVRRVSPLQASIRYLEHLRAAWDQQYPDTPLAGQEVILTVPASFDPAARELTAEAAAAVGLSHLVLLEEPQAALYHWILAAQGEWRKQVQVGDIILVIDLGGGTADFSLIAVTERDGSLELERVAVGDHILLGGDNMDLALAHAVRAKLAAQGTQLDPWQLQGITHGCRSAKETLLNDAAVEAVPVVVPSRGSKLIGGTLRTELTRAEVTQNLVDGFFPAVEAAARPAVRARAALTKLGLPYAQDPAMTRHLAAFLARQVGATRDLAGFEARLPADASFLHPTAVLFNGGVFKAQPLLERTLKVLNDWLAAEDAPPVRLLEGADLDLAVARGAAYYGFVRRGRGVRIRGGTAKSYYVGVESAMPAVPGMEPPIEALCIAPFGMEEGTHAELPPQEVGLVIGEPVRFRFFGSSVRRTDQVGAVLEQWAPEEIEELEEIEVTLPTEGRQPGEVVPVRLRAAVTEVGTLRLEAVPRTGEEGWKVEFDVRGES, from the coding sequence ATGAGCGAGGTCCGCTACGCGGTCGGCATCGATCTGGGGACGACCCATTGCGTGATGGCGGCGGTGGATCTGACCGCCGAGGAACAGGATGGAGCGGTACAGTGGACCGTGCCGGTGCCGCAGCTCACCGCGCCCGGCGCGGTGGAGGAGCGACCGATGCTGCCCTCCTTTCTCTACTTGCCGCATCCCGATGAATTGAAACCGGACGACCGCATCTTGCCGTGGGGCGAACCGCAGCCGTTCGTGGTCGGCGAACTGGCCCGTACCATGGGCAGCCGTACCCCGATCCGCTTGGTGGCGAGCGCCAAGAGCTGGCTGTGCCACCCCGGCGTGGACCGGCGCGCGGCGATTCTGCCGGTGGAAGCGCCGGAGGAAGTGCGGCGGGTCTCGCCGCTGCAAGCCTCGATCCGCTATCTGGAGCACCTGCGGGCGGCCTGGGATCAGCAGTACCCCGATACCCCACTGGCCGGCCAAGAGGTGATTTTGACGGTGCCGGCCTCCTTCGATCCGGCGGCGCGCGAACTGACCGCCGAAGCGGCGGCGGCGGTCGGGCTGTCGCATCTGGTGTTGCTGGAGGAGCCGCAGGCGGCGCTGTATCACTGGATTCTGGCGGCCCAAGGCGAGTGGCGCAAACAGGTGCAAGTGGGTGACATCATTCTGGTGATCGACCTGGGCGGCGGCACCGCCGACTTTTCGCTGATCGCCGTGACCGAGCGCGATGGCTCGCTGGAGCTGGAACGGGTGGCGGTCGGCGATCACATTTTATTGGGCGGCGACAACATGGATCTGGCGCTGGCCCACGCGGTGCGCGCCAAACTGGCCGCTCAAGGCACCCAGCTCGATCCCTGGCAGTTGCAGGGCATCACCCACGGTTGTCGGAGCGCCAAGGAGACCTTGCTCAACGACGCGGCGGTCGAGGCCGTGCCGGTGGTGGTGCCGAGCCGGGGTTCCAAGCTGATCGGCGGCACGCTGCGCACCGAGCTGACCCGCGCGGAAGTGACCCAAAATCTGGTGGATGGCTTTTTCCCGGCGGTGGAGGCGGCGGCCCGACCGGCCGTCCGGGCGCGGGCGGCCTTGACCAAATTGGGGTTGCCCTACGCGCAAGACCCGGCGATGACCCGCCATCTGGCCGCGTTCCTCGCCCGTCAAGTCGGCGCGACCCGCGATCTGGCCGGTTTCGAGGCTCGGCTGCCGGCCGACGCCAGCTTCCTGCATCCGACCGCCGTGCTGTTCAACGGCGGCGTGTTCAAGGCCCAACCGCTGCTGGAGCGGACCTTGAAGGTGTTGAACGATTGGCTGGCCGCCGAGGATGCACCGCCGGTGCGCCTGCTGGAAGGGGCCGATCTCGATCTAGCGGTGGCGCGCGGCGCGGCCTACTACGGTTTCGTGCGGCGCGGGCGCGGGGTGCGGATTCGCGGCGGTACCGCCAAATCCTATTACGTCGGCGTCGAGAGCGCCATGCCGGCGGTGCCGGGGATGGAGCCGCCCATCGAAGCGCTGTGCATCGCGCCGTTCGGGATGGAGGAAGGCACTCACGCCGAATTGCCGCCGCAGGAAGTCGGGCTGGTGATCGGCGAGCCGGTGCGGTTTCGCTTTTTCGGTTCGTCGGTGCGGCGGACCGATCAAGTCGGCGCGGTGTTGGAACAGTGGGCGCCGGAGGAAATCGAGGAATTGGAGGAAATCGAGGTGACCCTGCCCACCGAAGGCCGGCAGCCGGGTGAGGTCGTGCCGGTGCGGCTGCGGGCGGCGGTCACCGAGGTCGGCACGCTGCGGCTGGAAGCGGTGCCGCGCACGGGGGAGGAAGGCTGGAAGGTCGAGTTCGATGTGCGGGGGGAGAGTTGA
- a CDS encoding cupin domain-containing protein, with protein sequence MALWSAQMQYQAISLQEKFGLFSEQWQPKVIAEMNDYQFKIVRLEGDFVWHSHEDTDETFLVIEGALRIDFRDAAVNVGAGELYVVPRGVEHKPYAEREVKLMLIEPRGVLNTGAQGGERTARNDVWI encoded by the coding sequence ATGGCACTTTGGAGCGCGCAAATGCAGTATCAAGCCATCAGCCTTCAGGAAAAATTTGGTCTGTTCAGCGAGCAGTGGCAACCGAAGGTCATTGCCGAAATGAATGACTACCAGTTCAAGATCGTCCGTCTGGAAGGCGATTTTGTGTGGCATAGCCACGAAGATACCGACGAGACCTTCCTCGTGATTGAGGGCGCCCTCCGCATCGATTTTCGTGACGCGGCCGTCAACGTCGGTGCGGGCGAACTTTACGTGGTACCCAGGGGTGTCGAGCACAAACCCTACGCGGAACGAGAGGTGAAGCTCATGCTGATCGAGCCGCGTGGTGTCCTCAATACAGGGGCTCAAGGCGGGGAGAGAACGGCGCGCAATGACGTTTGGATTTGA
- the aac(3)-I gene encoding AAC(3)-I family aminoglycoside N-acetyltransferase — MSLNIRQLTASDVDLMRALLQTFGEAFDAIETYGGNPPDAPYLQRLLGGDAFIAIVALESEAVVGGIAAYELMKFEQQRSEIYIYDLAVAAAHRRQGIATALIAELRKIATARGAYVIYVQADIDDDPAIALYTKLGVREDVLHFDIAVAGDDGAA, encoded by the coding sequence ATGTCTTTGAATATTCGCCAACTTACCGCTAGCGATGTCGATTTGATGCGAGCTTTGCTACAGACTTTCGGTGAAGCCTTCGATGCGATAGAGACCTATGGCGGCAACCCGCCTGATGCGCCCTATCTCCAGCGCTTGCTCGGCGGTGACGCCTTCATTGCCATCGTGGCGCTTGAAAGCGAAGCGGTTGTCGGGGGTATCGCCGCCTATGAACTGATGAAGTTCGAGCAACAGCGCAGCGAGATTTATATTTACGATTTGGCGGTCGCCGCAGCGCATAGACGACAAGGTATCGCAACCGCCTTGATCGCGGAACTGAGGAAGATCGCCACGGCCCGAGGCGCCTATGTCATTTATGTCCAGGCGGATATCGACGATGATCCGGCCATCGCGTTGTACACCAAGCTGGGAGTCCGCGAAGACGTGTTGCACTTTGACATAGCCGTTGCAGGAGACGATGGTGCTGCGTGA
- a CDS encoding hsp70 family protein — protein sequence MARQSTSRYLVGIDLGTTHTVVAYADLKAVGAATIQLFSVEQLIAPGAVAARPLLPSVRYHPTAGELAAADVRLPWDFIDPGAVSDSVLGELARERGSRAPGRLVASAKSWMSHAGVDRMAPILPWGAAEGVARVSPVMATASYLAHLVAAWNHRFPHYPLERQDVVLTVPASFDEGARVLTVGAARLAGLSEMRLLEEPQAACYDWLHRHRADVATGLGDARLLLVCDVGGGTTDLTLIQIEPGEIEPRLTRIGVGEHLMLGGDNMDLTLARTVEARLGGARLNAGELSQLLQQCRNAKERLLATDAPERVTVTVLGGGTKLIGGARSAELSRDEVRGLLVDGFLPVVDPADRPRGRRAAVVEFGLPYAADPAITRHLAAFLSQHAEVARCALGDKGSDRPAIPDAVLLNGGVFHGAALVDRLLEWLADWRGAPLRRLDNPEPDLAVARGAVAYGLARRGQGVRIGGGSARGYFLLVDGGRDRKQGVCLLPRGAEEGRPLRLERTFSLRLGAPVQFHLLSSTGDTVYRPGEVVALETADFTPLPPIATVIDSEATGEVPVQLLAQLTEVGTLDVECVAVDDAARRWQLAFQLRGGDAAALARLHPRFSEAAARLERFYGSRAAGVEQKEIKGLRTDLERLLGKRESWDTPLLRELFGVLWAGARRRRRSAEHERLWFSLAGYCLRPGFGYPLDDWRVRQLWALYEQGVQYGQDAQTRSEWWTLWRRVAGGLDAAAQWRLSDGLLADLRPLTGKAAKDKTPGVEDMARLAGVLERLPAGRKVELGQLLLARLARKGESPQLWWAVGRLGTRVPAYGSAHDVVPAATAAVWVEQVLALDWRAVTPAPFAAALLARLSGDRERDLDDALRAQVSQRLRAAKSPASWLRMVEEVVELNEADAGRVFGETLPPGLRLVG from the coding sequence ATCGCCCGCCAAAGTACCTCTCGTTATCTGGTCGGCATCGATCTCGGCACCACCCACACGGTGGTGGCTTACGCCGATCTGAAAGCCGTCGGCGCAGCGACTATCCAACTGTTCTCTGTCGAGCAACTGATCGCTCCCGGCGCGGTGGCGGCCCGGCCGTTGTTGCCGTCGGTGCGCTATCACCCGACGGCCGGCGAACTGGCGGCGGCGGATGTGCGGCTGCCGTGGGATTTCATCGACCCTGGCGCGGTCTCGGACTCGGTGTTGGGGGAGCTGGCCAGAGAGCGCGGTTCGCGCGCGCCGGGACGGCTGGTGGCCAGCGCCAAGAGCTGGATGTCCCATGCCGGCGTGGACCGCATGGCGCCGATCTTGCCTTGGGGCGCGGCGGAGGGCGTGGCGAGAGTGTCGCCGGTGATGGCGACCGCCAGTTATCTGGCCCACCTCGTCGCCGCCTGGAATCACCGCTTTCCCCACTACCCGCTGGAACGGCAGGACGTGGTGTTGACCGTGCCGGCTTCCTTCGATGAGGGCGCGCGGGTGCTGACGGTAGGCGCGGCGCGGCTGGCCGGGTTGTCCGAAATGCGCTTGTTGGAGGAGCCGCAGGCGGCGTGCTACGACTGGCTGCACCGGCATCGCGCCGACGTGGCGACCGGCCTGGGCGACGCGCGGCTCTTGCTGGTCTGCGACGTGGGCGGCGGCACCACCGACCTGACGCTGATCCAAATCGAGCCAGGCGAGATCGAGCCGCGCCTGACCCGGATCGGCGTGGGCGAGCATTTGATGCTGGGCGGCGACAACATGGATTTGACGCTGGCGCGGACGGTCGAGGCACGGCTGGGCGGCGCGCGGTTGAACGCTGGGGAACTGTCGCAACTGTTGCAGCAATGCCGGAACGCCAAGGAGCGACTGCTGGCGACGGACGCGCCGGAACGAGTGACGGTGACGGTGCTGGGCGGCGGGACGAAGTTGATCGGCGGCGCGCGGTCGGCGGAGTTGAGCCGCGATGAAGTGCGCGGCTTGCTGGTGGATGGGTTTTTGCCGGTGGTCGATCCGGCGGATCGGCCGCGGGGACGGCGCGCGGCGGTGGTCGAATTCGGGTTGCCCTATGCGGCCGATCCAGCCATCACCCGCCATCTGGCGGCGTTTCTCAGCCAGCACGCCGAAGTCGCCCGATGCGCGTTGGGCGACAAGGGATCCGACCGCCCGGCGATCCCGGATGCGGTGTTGCTCAACGGCGGCGTCTTTCACGGCGCGGCGCTGGTCGACCGGCTGCTGGAGTGGCTGGCGGATTGGCGCGGCGCGCCCTTGCGGCGTTTGGATAATCCCGAACCCGATCTGGCGGTGGCGCGCGGCGCGGTCGCCTACGGGCTGGCGCGGCGGGGTCAGGGGGTGCGGATCGGCGGCGGATCGGCGCGCGGTTATTTTTTGTTGGTCGATGGCGGGCGCGACCGCAAGCAAGGCGTCTGTCTGCTGCCGCGCGGCGCGGAGGAGGGCCGGCCGCTCCGGTTGGAACGCACTTTTTCGCTGCGGCTCGGCGCCCCGGTGCAATTTCATCTGCTGTCCTCGACCGGCGATACGGTCTATCGGCCGGGCGAAGTGGTGGCGCTGGAGACGGCGGACTTTACGCCATTGCCGCCCATCGCCACGGTCATCGACAGCGAAGCGACCGGCGAAGTCCCAGTGCAACTGCTCGCGCAACTGACCGAAGTCGGCACCCTGGACGTGGAATGCGTGGCGGTGGACGACGCCGCGCGGCGCTGGCAACTCGCGTTCCAGTTGCGCGGCGGCGATGCGGCCGCCTTGGCCCGCCTGCATCCGCGTTTCTCGGAGGCGGCGGCGCGGTTGGAACGCTTCTACGGCTCCCGCGCGGCCGGTGTCGAACAGAAGGAAATCAAGGGTTTGCGCACCGATCTGGAGCGTCTGCTCGGCAAGCGCGAGAGCTGGGATACGCCGCTGTTGCGCGAGCTGTTCGGCGTGCTGTGGGCGGGCGCGCGGCGGCGGCGGCGCTCGGCGGAACACGAGCGGCTGTGGTTCAGTCTGGCCGGTTATTGCCTGCGGCCGGGGTTCGGCTATCCGCTGGACGACTGGCGGGTGCGGCAATTGTGGGCGCTCTACGAACAGGGAGTGCAATACGGCCAAGACGCCCAGACCCGCTCGGAATGGTGGACGCTGTGGCGGCGGGTGGCGGGCGGTTTGGATGCGGCGGCCCAGTGGCGGTTGAGCGATGGGCTGCTGGCGGATTTGCGGCCTTTAACCGGCAAGGCGGCGAAGGACAAGACGCCGGGCGTCGAGGATATGGCGCGGCTGGCCGGCGTGTTGGAGCGGTTGCCGGCAGGGCGCAAGGTCGAACTCGGTCAGTTATTGTTGGCGCGGCTGGCGCGCAAAGGCGAATCGCCGCAGCTTTGGTGGGCGGTCGGTCGGCTAGGGACGCGGGTTCCCGCCTACGGCAGCGCGCACGATGTGGTGCCGGCGGCGACGGCGGCGGTTTGGGTGGAACAGGTGCTGGCGCTGGACTGGCGCGCGGTAACGCCCGCTCCGTTCGCGGCCGCCTTGCTGGCGCGGCTCAGCGGCGACCGCGAACGCGATTTGGATGACGCATTGCGGGCGCAGGTCAGCCAACGGCTGCGCGCGGCCAAGTCGCCAGCTTCCTGGTTGCGCATGGTTGAGGAAGTGGTGGAACTGAATGAGGCCGACGCGGGTCGGGTGTTTGGTGAAACCCTGCCGCCGGGCTTGCGGCTGGTGGGTTAA
- a CDS encoding multidrug efflux RND transporter permease subunit, whose product MQLPELCIHRPVMTTLLMAAFLIFGVIAYRALPVSELPSVDFPTISVSASLPGASPETMAAAVATPLEGQFSTIAGLDSMSSTSAQGSTSITLQFTLDRDIDAAAQDVQTAIATALRQLPADMPSPPSFRKSNPADSPIFFIAMSSPTLPLSVVNEYAETMLAQRLSTITGVAQVRIFGSQKFAVRVQADPDRLAARGIGLDELRQAIRESNVNQPVGTFDGPRQSLAIQTNGQLETAAVYGPLIVAYRNGAPVRLNEVATVLDGVENDKVASWYVDRRAIVLAIQRQPGANTVATVDAIKAVLPAFQATLPASIELKVLYDRSESIRESIHDVQFTLVLAGVLVILVILLFLRNLSATLIPSLALPISVIGTFAAMHVLGYSLDNLSLLALTLAVGFVVDDAIVMLENIVRHIERGEPPFQAAIIGAKEIGFTIISMTLSLIAVFIPVMFMGGIVGRLLHEFAVTICAAILVSGFVSLTLTPMLCSRYLKRGDPRQHNAIYQAFERFFAGLLASYERTLRGALAWPRAVLMVFVLTIAATVWLYGLVPKDFLPSGDTGQLSASTEGAQDASFAAMVERQRAVAAILAQDPNVEAFMSSVGAGGPRPTANTGSMFIRLKPRQERTRSAEQVIQSLRPKLAVIPGINVYLRNPPPIRIGGQSTASQYQYTLQDTDLEQLYAWTATLVARFRQLPGFVDVTSNLNNQSPAVAVEVDRDKLAALGLNFGQVEDALQNAFSARQVSTIYGATNQYKVILELAPEFQADPAALARIYVRSAAGALVALDTVVSVARKTQALTVNHQGQLPSVTISFNLLPGVSLGAAVDRIKALEAELNLPVSLNTSLQGTAQAFQDSLQGLGVLLLVAVLVVYIVLGILYESFIHPLTILSGLPSAGLGALLTLLLFKVDLSLYAFVGVIMLVGIVKKNAIMMIDFALDRQRNEAMAPEQAIFQACLIRFRPIMMTTMAALVGTLPIALGWGAGAEVRQPLGLAVVGGLVVSQLLTLYLTPVIYLYMDRLAGRPMTADEQSRREIATPPLKYSAGK is encoded by the coding sequence ATGCAACTGCCTGAGTTGTGCATCCATCGCCCGGTGATGACCACCCTGCTGATGGCGGCGTTTTTGATCTTCGGGGTGATCGCCTACCGCGCCTTGCCGGTCAGCGAATTGCCGAGCGTCGATTTTCCCACCATCTCGGTCTCCGCTTCCTTGCCCGGCGCGTCGCCCGAAACCATGGCGGCGGCGGTGGCGACCCCGCTGGAAGGCCAGTTTTCGACTATCGCCGGGCTGGATTCGATGAGTTCGACCAGCGCTCAGGGCTCCACCTCGATCACCCTGCAATTCACGCTCGACCGCGACATCGACGCCGCCGCGCAGGACGTGCAGACCGCCATCGCCACCGCGCTGCGCCAGTTGCCGGCCGACATGCCGTCTCCGCCTTCGTTCCGCAAGTCCAACCCGGCGGACTCGCCGATTTTTTTTATTGCGATGTCCTCGCCGACCCTGCCGTTGTCGGTGGTCAACGAATATGCCGAAACCATGCTGGCCCAGCGGCTGTCCACCATCACTGGGGTGGCGCAGGTGCGGATTTTCGGCTCCCAGAAATTCGCGGTGCGGGTGCAGGCGGACCCGGATCGGCTGGCGGCGCGCGGCATCGGTCTGGACGAACTGCGCCAAGCCATTCGGGAAAGCAACGTCAACCAGCCGGTCGGAACCTTCGACGGCCCCCGCCAGAGCCTCGCCATCCAGACCAACGGCCAATTGGAAACCGCCGCCGTCTATGGCCCGCTGATCGTCGCCTATCGCAACGGCGCGCCGGTGCGGCTGAACGAGGTCGCCACCGTGCTGGACGGGGTGGAAAACGACAAGGTGGCCAGTTGGTACGTGGACCGGCGGGCCATCGTGCTGGCGATCCAGCGCCAGCCGGGAGCCAACACCGTCGCCACCGTGGACGCCATCAAGGCGGTGCTGCCGGCTTTTCAGGCGACGCTGCCGGCCTCTATCGAACTCAAGGTGCTCTACGACCGCAGCGAATCGATCCGCGAGTCGATTCACGACGTGCAGTTCACCTTGGTCTTGGCGGGCGTGCTGGTGATTCTGGTGATCCTGCTGTTCCTGCGCAATCTGTCGGCGACGCTGATTCCCAGTCTGGCCCTGCCGATCTCGGTGATCGGCACCTTCGCCGCCATGCACGTCCTCGGTTACAGCCTCGACAATCTGTCGCTGCTGGCGCTGACCCTGGCGGTGGGCTTCGTGGTGGACGACGCCATCGTGATGCTGGAAAACATCGTCCGCCATATCGAGCGCGGCGAACCGCCGTTCCAGGCGGCGATCATCGGGGCGAAGGAGATCGGCTTCACCATCATTTCCATGACCTTATCGCTGATTGCCGTCTTTATCCCGGTGATGTTCATGGGCGGGATCGTGGGGCGGCTGCTGCACGAATTCGCGGTCACCATTTGCGCCGCGATTCTGGTGTCCGGCTTCGTCTCGCTGACCCTGACGCCGATGCTGTGCAGCCGCTATCTCAAACGCGGCGACCCGCGCCAACATAACGCCATCTATCAAGCCTTCGAGCGTTTTTTCGCCGGCCTGCTGGCGAGTTACGAACGCACGCTGCGCGGCGCGCTGGCCTGGCCGCGCGCGGTGCTGATGGTTTTCGTGCTGACCATCGCGGCGACGGTGTGGTTGTATGGCCTGGTGCCCAAGGATTTTCTGCCCAGCGGCGACACCGGCCAGCTCAGCGCCTCCACCGAAGGCGCGCAGGATGCCTCCTTCGCAGCCATGGTGGAGCGCCAGCGGGCTGTCGCGGCGATTCTGGCCCAAGACCCGAACGTCGAGGCGTTCATGTCCTCGGTCGGCGCGGGCGGCCCTCGTCCCACCGCCAACACCGGCAGCATGTTCATCCGCCTGAAACCCCGCCAGGAACGCACGCGATCCGCCGAACAGGTCATTCAGTCGTTGCGGCCGAAATTGGCGGTCATCCCAGGGATCAACGTCTATCTGCGCAATCCGCCGCCGATCCGCATCGGCGGTCAAAGCACCGCCTCCCAATATCAATACACCCTGCAAGACACCGACCTGGAACAGCTTTATGCGTGGACGGCAACGCTGGTCGCCCGCTTTCGGCAATTGCCGGGCTTCGTGGACGTGACCAGCAACCTCAACAACCAGAGTCCGGCGGTGGCGGTGGAAGTGGATCGGGACAAACTGGCCGCGCTCGGTTTGAATTTCGGCCAAGTGGAGGATGCTTTGCAAAATGCCTTCAGCGCCCGTCAGGTGTCCACCATTTACGGCGCGACCAACCAGTACAAGGTGATTTTGGAACTGGCTCCCGAATTTCAGGCCGATCCGGCGGCGCTGGCGCGGATTTACGTGCGTTCCGCCGCTGGCGCGCTGGTGGCGCTGGATACCGTGGTCTCGGTGGCGCGCAAGACCCAGGCGCTGACCGTGAACCATCAAGGCCAACTGCCGTCGGTGACGATTTCCTTCAACCTGCTGCCCGGCGTTTCGCTCGGCGCGGCGGTGGATCGGATCAAGGCGCTCGAAGCCGAGCTGAACCTGCCGGTGTCGCTGAACACCAGCTTGCAAGGCACCGCCCAGGCGTTTCAGGATTCCTTGCAGGGCCTGGGCGTTCTGCTGTTGGTCGCGGTGCTGGTGGTGTACATCGTGCTGGGGATTCTGTACGAGAGCTTCATCCATCCGCTCACCATCCTGTCGGGCCTGCCCTCGGCGGGGTTGGGCGCATTGCTGACCTTGTTGCTGTTCAAGGTCGATCTCAGCTTGTATGCCTTCGTCGGCGTCATCATGCTGGTGGGCATCGTCAAGAAAAACGCCATCATGATGATCGACTTCGCGCTCGACCGACAACGCAACGAAGCCATGGCCCCCGAGCAGGCCATTTTTCAAGCGTGTCTGATCCGTTTCCGTCCGATCATGATGACGACGATGGCGGCGCTGGTCGGCACTCTGCCCATCGCCCTGGGCTGGGGCGCGGGCGCGGAAGTGCGGCAGCCGCTGGGGCTGGCGGTGGTCGGCGGCCTGGTGGTGTCGCAGTTGCTGACGCTGTATCTGACGCCGGTGATTTATCTGTATATGGATCGGTTGGCGGGCCGCCCAATGACAGCCGATGAACAATCCCGACGGGAAATTGCAACGCCGCCGCTGAAATACAGTGCGGGGAAATAG
- a CDS encoding efflux RND transporter periplasmic adaptor subunit has translation MKKSSALVLLAVLAAVGGGAFHYVYPGTATEAKKPARGAVPAPVTVAPTTIRDVPLVLELVGRAEAYESVTLKARVDGQIAALPFTEGQTVAAGEVLARLDPADFDARLQQAEANLARDRAQLTKAQHDVDRLQSLKGRGFVSDQQLADARITADALAATVRAEQAAVESVRLQRGYATIKAPFAGVIGAKLVSPGATVKANDTALAILNQIRPIYVSFNVPERHLPRLRAALRAGAMPVTVAIPGHGERRFAGEARFLDNAVDPTTGAIQMKATVTNDAHALTPGQFLNVSLTLETFAAAVTVPAIAIQQGPQGAFVFVVKADETVETRPVAVTLRQAETAVIGQGLQAGETVVTDGQLRLSPGAKVQIKPGGG, from the coding sequence CTGAAAAAATCCAGCGCGCTCGTTCTCCTCGCGGTTCTGGCCGCCGTCGGCGGCGGGGCGTTTCATTACGTTTATCCTGGAACGGCCACCGAAGCAAAAAAACCGGCGCGCGGCGCCGTCCCCGCGCCGGTCACGGTCGCGCCGACGACGATCCGGGATGTGCCGTTGGTGCTGGAGTTGGTCGGGCGGGCGGAAGCTTACGAGAGCGTCACGCTCAAGGCGCGGGTGGACGGTCAGATCGCGGCGCTGCCCTTCACCGAAGGACAGACCGTGGCGGCGGGCGAGGTGCTGGCGCGGCTCGACCCCGCCGATTTCGACGCCCGCCTGCAACAGGCCGAGGCGAATCTGGCGCGTGACCGGGCGCAACTGACCAAGGCGCAACACGATGTGGATCGCCTGCAATCCCTCAAGGGGCGCGGCTTCGTCTCCGACCAGCAACTGGCGGACGCCCGCATCACCGCCGATGCCTTGGCGGCCACGGTGCGGGCCGAGCAGGCGGCGGTCGAATCGGTGCGCCTGCAACGCGGCTATGCCACGATCAAGGCCCCGTTCGCCGGCGTGATCGGCGCCAAGCTGGTTTCGCCTGGGGCGACCGTCAAAGCCAACGATACCGCGCTGGCGATCTTGAATCAGATCCGACCGATTTATGTCAGCTTCAACGTGCCCGAACGCCATCTACCCCGGCTGCGCGCGGCGCTGCGGGCGGGCGCGATGCCGGTGACCGTCGCGATTCCCGGCCACGGCGAACGGCGTTTCGCGGGCGAAGCGCGCTTTCTCGACAATGCGGTCGACCCGACCACCGGAGCGATTCAGATGAAAGCCACGGTGACGAACGACGCCCACGCGTTGACGCCCGGCCAATTTCTGAACGTCAGCTTGACCCTTGAGACTTTCGCCGCCGCCGTGACCGTACCGGCCATCGCCATCCAACAAGGACCGCAAGGCGCTTTCGTGTTCGTGGTCAAAGCGGATGAGACGGTCGAAACCCGCCCCGTCGCCGTCACCCTGCGCCAAGCCGAAACGGCGGTGATCGGGCAAGGTCTGCAAGCCGGTGAAACCGTGGTCACCGACGGTCAATTGCGGCTGTCGCCGGGCGCGAAAGTGCAAATCAAACCCGGCGGTGGTTGA